ACATGACATGAAAACCACAAAAAGAGAGGCAAATCTTGTTGAATTCAAAATGTATTAAGCCAACTCAAAAATCGCACAGAAATGAAAGCAATACACATGTTCACGAATCACTTGTGATTCATTAGCCTGGTTTCTGGAAATTCCTcttcagaaaacaacagaaaatacaaaatgagTTACATGCACACAGACGTTTTGGCAgcactcttttttaaaagagaacgTGGGAAATTACACAAACTCAACGAGCTGCGCTCAGTGGGTAGCTGTGGTTGCACTGCCCAGATGAAGGTTCTGGGGTCTCAATGCAGAGCCGTGCCTGGTGCTATTTATCATGGCTCCTGAGACTTTCCAGAGGGTTAGAGCCAGGGGGAAACATTATGCAGATTGAAATATATCCAGACTTGTTTTGATGCAAAAAGAACTACAACTGAgaaggtaacaggcaggaaggctatgGGTCCCCAGGTGCAGGATATAGACTGCAAGCGtcagatgtttttttctttctctatacaaaattaataggtttcttttaaaatcctgtgttgccatgatgacaaCTGGTTCCACCAGAACttctctcaaaccttgagctaaccaatgcatttttcttatggaaacgtttttcttaagctatgttaatgaactatgtatttaccttagacttgtctttcttcaagtctctgcctaagactcagaatcaataatggctcaacaaaccagtatgttttactcatgaaAATGTTCTTAGGCTGTATTAATGAGACTATGTacttgcttggaaatctgcctttcttcaagattcatgtcaattgttttatggcctgggtTGACTCAGCTTGTGCcactgttatctcaaaatgcaggttgtggatgaggggcctggtgccactctgacTTTTGAGACATTTCCTCTCTCCAATTAGCAGCCTGCTGATGGGTGTATAGCTTCTtgctgaaaactagcaggagggcactctttctgcccccttccgaTGTCTgggtcagaagctttctcttttatattttaataagactttattacaaaagctctgagcgatcaagacTTGTCACTGGCCCCAGACTGAATTTCTCTCCTCTGGATgccaagaatcccggtgtcttTCATGGCtcaacaacaacctttcagaACTCTCTGTGGTATTAACAGCCCAGGGAAGTGCACTCTGGCATCAGAGACCACGGCCCTTCACACACCTCCACACATCACAGGGGATCCATAGGCCACAGTATAAGAagctattaaatgaaaaaaacaaaaaacaacaacaacccaggaTAGAAAGCTGTATGTACATTATATGGTTGTAGCACTGGGAAACCTGTTCTGTATTAACCATGGTCGGATGAGCAGAGATTTCAGGTTCTATGTTccatttgctttcttttggtaATGGGTCTTAGTACTCTTATAATGAAAAATGTGATTAGAGAACTTTGTTGAGTTGCTAAGCCTCCGGGGCGGTAATGAAATCTGAGACAGATGATCACAATACTAGTTTTTCAACCCCACGTTTTCAGTCTTGGTATCCTTACTTGGACTCATTTTAAGAAAAGCAGATTATAGAAATGTGAGTCAGAAGTTATAACACACTGTACTGTTTGTTGTAAACTGACTAGAGGCCAAGAACcagaactgaaatgaactaaggCCCACAAGCTCGGGCACAGAAACAAGCAAGAAGTATGAGAACAGGCAAACTAGGAAATGTCCCAGTGTGTAGACAGGTGTTCTGCTGCAGGGGGACGCGTGGCCCAAGCAGGCGGACACAGCCTCTTCTCTCAGCAATGATCTCAGCTGGATCTGTTACTTCTCAGAGTCCCCATGGGTCCTGGGGACACacagagggacagacagacacCGTGGGATGCACAGAGCCTGCTCCCACTTGCACACCCCCCAGCCTGGGTAATGtcaccctgagggatgggaagtCACCGGGCCATCCCAGAAACCCTCCGTGGGCAAATAAGCTCATTTTGCCGGGCCACCCGGAACAAAGCTGCAGGACCCCATGTACCACTTTCATCTGTCTGTAATCCCACGGCTCCGCAACTCCTCAAGTCTACATCACATACCCAATCCAACGGAACAAAAGAATTCGGATCCTTCTGATCATAAAATGccataatttattataatttctcTGCAGTGCAGTAGTTACTTAAAATGTATACAACTCCTATATCTGATTCATCAAGAACTAGATCTTATCAGAAGGCCCCACTACACTCATCGACTCCACACTGGTGAGCCAGAGAACACCAAGCTGACCGGGGCTCAGCACAGTGGAaccacacagagggaagacacCTCCGACTCTCTAATTGCGTGGATCTGTCCACTGAGCCGTACTTTATAATGAGAGAGAAATCCCCGCACCAGGTGTCTCTAACACATGGAGACTGAACCATCAGAGGAGTGCTGCTAATTCACTACTCGCCAGGATTCTACACGCCGGGTCTCGTGACTGTCTAGAGGATTGCAGGCAAGAATGCAGACAGACACAGAAAGGGTAATCTTTAAACTGGGCTCTCAGTGGCGGGGGGACTCCCGTCCTGAAGAGGGTTGGGGCATCCTGAACTTGGAGAGGTCCAGGTTTAGGTCTAAGAAGGTGTATGTGCTGTAGTCATGATGCTGGAGGTTCTTGTAGGTGGTGTTGTCAAACGGCTCGGTGGGAGTGGCTGATGCAGGCTCTGCGGGGAAAACACAACAGGGGGTAAGTGGGGAGCTTCTGAATGGgtcagctttctctctctcatacacacaccccaAGCAGTCTTCATAAATCCCACATGTAATAAACACATTGTCTACTTAGAAAAGAAAAGCCCAGAAAGCAACAGTAtcttcaaaagcaaaataaagaaactCGATTAAAATTTACACTAACCATGTAAGAGGTAGAATAGCTTTTATAATGCCTTTATATCTTACTTTGTGTAGACCCTGGACTTCTCAGAATTTTGCAAATGCCAAGAACAGTTATGGAGGGACGTGCAGGTCATTTAAAGATGCAGGAAAAAAAGCAGATCTATTAAAAATCTATCTCTAACAGCAATAAAccatttacagaagaaaaattttaaagtggcAACTAAGTGAGACTTCTAAGTCTCCAAATACAAGAAAATCAGATAAAGTCCAATGTTTTTGATGATAACAGAGTTAAGGGGAACTAGAAACGAGATGTGCAGCTTTTGTTGTTTAACTTTTTCAAAAAGAAGTTGTTGGTAAACTTTAGATTCAGACTAAAAAATACTTAGCCTTCTCTCTCTATGTGGAAGAAAGAAGAATTAGAACCCACACACCTACACAATTGGTGCTCTTAATACCACATGTGTGGATGAAGCAAAAGACACCCCACTTTCCTGTGATGTGCCCTGAGACATGAGGATGGCACAGGGGAGCCGGCCTGGGTCATGGCTGATGCTGGATGGGTTCTCACGGCCCTGAAACTACTGTTGTCCAGACTCCGTTCACTTCTAATCATGCTGCAAAAAAGTAACTACAGTTTCTCACTATTTGAATTCATATCAAAATTTTCATaccaaagtgttttttattttcttagttgcGTTAAAACAAACGATGTCTTATTAAAGAGAACTGATCTCTTCCCCGTCTCAACAAGCAGGGTATCTTCTCGTGGGGACAGCTCAGGCAGGTGCATCCTCACAGTCCATGTGTAGGGGGGAGCTGACAGAAGGGAATCgaacccccacccctccccggcAGGACAGGAGCCCAGTGGCTGGGTTGGGCGAGCTACAGCTCACCCCTTTCAGCTGCCCTGAAAGTCAGCTGCACTCTGGGCAGCGTCTTCAGCCTCCAAAGGGCAAAGAGAATGTTGGAAAAATAACACAATCATAAAAAGTTAGCCAAATTGTTTTCAAAAAGATCTGCAATCTGAAAACTCCCAATTCTGTGTTACCCTGAAGGTCTGACAAGTCTATAGCAGAGTGACTACGATAGCAGCAGGAAAGCAGTttttggggtcaggaggaggctggcaggtgcTGGCTGCAGCTTTGTATGTTCatgaaagagggagaaaaggggAGGGAAGAAAACACACAATACTGTAACACACTGAGGCAACAACATTACAGGTAACGTACACTAGCTTCGGAGAGGCTTTAAACAGAAGAGTGCAGACAGGAAGAAGCTGGGTTAGTGATGGGTGCATTTCAAGAGCCACAGATCCTAAAATTGGAGACCTGCTTTCCCATTTTGCTGTGGTCCCCCTAAAGCACACTGTATTTTATGAAGTTCGATGCACAAGAAAGtggtaaaataagaataaacagtttccctttaaaaatttagGGAAGCAAAAAAGCCCTTCATAAAAACTCAGTACAGAAAAACAAAGCAGCCTGCTGTGCTCCTCAGGTGGATCAGAGGACACGTCCAGGGTAAACTAGACTCGGGCAGTTCAGGGCTGCCTTAAGGTCCAGCTTCAATCTCTAAAGTGAGCTCTTCCCTTAGGCATAACGATGCTAAACACAAAGGCCTGTTCAGCTCACCTGAAGGCCATTTCTCCAAGTGTAGGCACCACTCCTCACCTGGGGAGTTTAACAGaaccctcccaccacccctcacTCAATGAGGTTCCCTGCAGGTTCAACACCTTTCAAAGTTAAGAATGAAGATGTTCATCTGCCTGTTGTCACAAGTTCTATGGTTAAGAAACAGTCGGAAGCGCCAAGGGCAAACTTTTTCATTGTGAAATAAATCTGAAATGTTTCAGGAATTTCTACCCATAATTAACATACACTCCCCAGCTTATCTGAGACAGTGCTACCAGCCACAGGCCTACTGGGGAACCTGATCGAGTGTAACACTTGTTTTCATCGCACCGTTCTTCAGAGCCTGACCTCCCCACCCAAAGGACAGAAAGAGCTCTGAACCCCAAGGCAAGGTGTACCCTGTGTGTGGTCCTGGCCTTCCACTTGAGCGGCAGAGTCCTCCATGATCCCGCCCTTCTCCTCAAGCTTCAGGACTGCAGGCTTTTCATCCAGAACATCTTTATTCTGAACAGGGGCTGGCTTCAAATTTTGCATGGGTAGCTGATCTTCCAAAATCTCTTCCTCAGCCTTTAAGATTCCTTCTGCTGCCTGCTTTtccactttttctgttttgaacagGGGAAGAGCCAGCTCCCCGTCTGCTTCTGGCACTTGTTTCTCCAAAAGGCTCCCTCTGGCCTCAGGAGGGGCTAGCGGCTGCCCCCCGGCTCTGGCTCCTGTTGATGGGGTGGGCGCCGGGCTGCCATTGGGATGTGTGGACAATCCCCACGTTGTTCGGTCAGACAAGACTTTTTTAACTTCAAGTGGCTTTTGGctttctttgtctattttgtttgatcTAGATATCTTCTGTGATTGTTTCTCCTTTACATTTTGCTTCATAGACTCCTCAGCGGCGTGTGACTTGGGCGCTGCGGTTTTGGGTTTGGGGTCCTTTCTGTCCTCCAGGGGCTGACTGGAGGCCCCTTTTTTCTTTGCCTGGCGGGGCCTCTCTGCAGGGGTGAGGTCCAGCTGTGTTTGCTGTGCCACCGTCTTCTCCTTGGCCAATATCTCAGTTTTGGGGGCCCTATCTGCAGAGGAACGTGAGGCCTCTGCTACGGGAGACCCTCCCCTGCATTTGCTCTTCACCTGAGGACCTGCTCCTGAGCGGGCGCTCTCCTCGTCAGACTCTGAATCCGAGGAGCTGGATGAAGATGAAGACGAATCATCCGTCCCTCTCCTGCCCCACTGGGCTGCTTCTGAATCTGGACCCTGTTTTCTGAATGGAGACACGACTTTCTGAGGAAACTCTACCAAAGTCTTTCTTGACAAAAGCTTCGGAAGCCCTTGGTCTGTGTGCAGCACGCTGGCATCGGGGTTAGGGCTCGCTAGTGTCCTGCTTTGGCTCACAACTGATGGGGAGGAAGTGGGTGCAGATAAGGGTTTGGACACCGCATCTGCTGTTGGGGGGGCGAGCTGCTGGCCCCTCTCCTTTGGTTCCACTACATCTAGGAAATGGCATAAAGaggattattatttttcatatcgaGTAAAACAGTGTGAATTCATCAAGGTCACAGACATTTCATTACATATCACCTTGTTACTGACAGTATCTTCAACATCATCATATTATGAACTGCTCCATGGAAACCCACTCTTAACGGAAAGCCAAGCCAAAAAAAATCGCAGATGTCTTCCTTGATAGCTGAAGATTTTTTAAGATGGGTTATTTAAACAATAGAAGAAGTAACAATCTTATCTCCATTTTTCACagtgaaagcttcctgatgataattatttttttaactactaTTTCATCTCAATTTAAGATAAattataaagatattttcagatgATGAAAGTTTTAGAAATGCCTGACTTCTCAAATCCCTAAAGAAATTGATgcctcttaaatattttaaaaatgacccaTATTGCATGAACTTGACCttttaaacaaaagaacaaagcaaAAGTGGAGAAGAGAGTCTGGTTTGGGTCTGGGGGAAGCAGATGCACAAGTTTAagagtggggggtgggagggaggggatactGGGAGTCAAACGAAGGTGTCCTGAGAGGAACAAGAGTCCTGCAAAATCATGTCCTTCAGCGGTTTCTTCTGCCAAAGAAAACTGTTTCAAGACCAAAAAGGTCTAAAATAACTGAGTATCATATGTGTCATTAGAAACAGTGAGTCTTAAATTGTTACAGTAAGTGGTATTGTAAGTCTTAGATGTTGTAGAGTCaaccaggaaagaaaatgaaatcccaCAAAACATTCAttagttctattttcattcaATTGTCTCTGGTGATAAATCTTTTTTAACCATAcagataagaagaaaaatataaaacaagtttttataaattaaaattacttttcaagtctaaagcaaaatttaaaaaaatatattgcagATGGGCAAACTCTAAATgcatttcctatttttcaagtctaGGAGACTATTTTATACTAAAAAGTATACCACGTTTTTATagtggaaaaaaatgtatttctaactTTACCATTTTACTGGTAtccaaaaaaaatctcttaattaTTTTCTGAGATCAGggactatatatatacacacacacacagactatatatatacacacatatatatatacagacacacatatatacacatacacacacatatatatacacatacatatatatacacacatatatacatacacacatatatatatatatacatcagaatgagagaaaatgatcaaagaaaactgagaaataatCAGAAATGGGCCAGAGAGAGGGCAACGGGCGGTGTAAGAGGCTATGGCTGAACAGCCAGAGCCGGGGTGCGAGTTTAAACCCCCGCCATGCCCTGTCTGAGCCTGCAGCCACGCACCATCCCAGAACCTGCATTCTGACTGCAGGAACAGAACGAGCACAGAGCCCAGGATCACATTAAACATAAAATCAAGGTGAACGCATGCACATGCACTCAAACCCTCTCATCCCGTCTTTCTGAACCATACCTGAAACAGCACAAAGGCTCTGACAAGGAATGTGTAACATACACTGGCCTCCAAATCCTGCTAGCCTGCTCACCTCTACCACTGATCCACTTTTATGCTGAACGTGAATTTTCCAAGTGTGAAAAATTAACTTCTATTAAGGCTTATTTTAGATAGGCTACTATCTAATTATAATGCCTCACTCTTTCAAAATTTATTacgaagattttttaaaatgtaagtaagTTATTAAAACATTAGACTTAGCACcaattgaaagcaaaaaaaaaaaaatctcaaatgaaatagtttattttgtttgaaaaaGGAAACTGTGGTCTACCATACTAAATAAGAATGCTTTAAAATATCTTCTGTGCAGGCTTGGTTACtgggagaaccccacagacaggcTAACAGACAGAACCACAGTAACACCGCTGCCTCTCATCAGGAGCCAACCTCCGACGCTCTGCAGCGCAGGCCCAGCATGCTCTGTGACTTGGAGGGAAGCCTGCTGCGATGACCACAGTGGCCACCAGTGACCCCTGCCCACAGTGTCGGCGGGGACACCACGTCTGCACTCGGCCGAGTGGGATCCTGCCGCCTGGAGACAGCCACGTGTACCGAGCAGCGCGCTCGCTCTGAACTTAAGCATGACCCTACCTGCTCGTTTTCATGAAACTCGCGTTTCTAGCGGCGGGACACCTGCACACTCTGACAGCGTTCTAGTTTGAGTGTGACTTTCCTCAAAAGACAAATATGCGAGACACAAAGCCCCTAGAATAAGACCAGTC
This window of the Dama dama isolate Ldn47 chromosome 19, ASM3311817v1, whole genome shotgun sequence genome carries:
- the NDUFV3 gene encoding NADH dehydrogenase [ubiquinone] flavoprotein 3, mitochondrial isoform X2, encoding MAASLLLRQGRAGALKTVLLEAGVFRGLAPAVSLSAESGKNEKGLPPNPKKQSPPKNVVEPKERGQQLAPPTADAVSKPLSAPTSSPSVVSQSRTLASPNPDASVLHTDQGLPKLLSRKTLVEFPQKVVSPFRKQGPDSEAAQWGRRGTDDSSSSSSSSSDSESDEESARSGAGPQVKSKCRGGSPVAEASRSSADRAPKTEILAKEKTVAQQTQLDLTPAERPRQAKKKGASSQPLEDRKDPKPKTAAPKSHAAEESMKQNVKEKQSQKISRSNKIDKESQKPLEVKKVLSDRTTWGLSTHPNGSPAPTPSTGARAGGQPLAPPEARGSLLEKQVPEADGELALPLFKTEKVEKQAAEGILKAEEEILEDQLPMQNLKPAPVQNKDVLDEKPAVLKLEEKGGIMEDSAAQVEGQDHTQEPASATPTEPFDNTTYKNLQHHDYSTYTFLDLNLDLSKFRMPQPSSGRESPRH
- the NDUFV3 gene encoding NADH dehydrogenase [ubiquinone] flavoprotein 3, mitochondrial isoform X1 produces the protein MRAQVFGGGARAAAIAVPRPVTACDWPHHPKGRALRRQCWCRVASVWCDLCPAGGSSCWRPSHSHGGLASATARTSRGAEDVVEPKERGQQLAPPTADAVSKPLSAPTSSPSVVSQSRTLASPNPDASVLHTDQGLPKLLSRKTLVEFPQKVVSPFRKQGPDSEAAQWGRRGTDDSSSSSSSSSDSESDEESARSGAGPQVKSKCRGGSPVAEASRSSADRAPKTEILAKEKTVAQQTQLDLTPAERPRQAKKKGASSQPLEDRKDPKPKTAAPKSHAAEESMKQNVKEKQSQKISRSNKIDKESQKPLEVKKVLSDRTTWGLSTHPNGSPAPTPSTGARAGGQPLAPPEARGSLLEKQVPEADGELALPLFKTEKVEKQAAEGILKAEEEILEDQLPMQNLKPAPVQNKDVLDEKPAVLKLEEKGGIMEDSAAQVEGQDHTQEPASATPTEPFDNTTYKNLQHHDYSTYTFLDLNLDLSKFRMPQPSSGRESPRH